A window of the Planctomycetota bacterium genome harbors these coding sequences:
- a CDS encoding type II secretion system protein: protein MSTSSSRSSRRGLSTGDVLVVVAIIGLLLGLATSLARQVREQGRLNLVDDVFRDLEAARNAYATEHDRSPSIPSLLPPGIEQLTEEALTPELLLQRARLNNVAMHEALASRLENAGALRLLPPVRHDGERLLDPWGMPIVYDAGGTGLLGTAQGDRPFFLSAGPDRDYRTRGDNVYSYEDLSNVRPDGSVGNLTMVDMP, encoded by the coding sequence ATGTCGACCTCGTCCTCCCGCAGTAGCCGTCGCGGCCTGTCGACGGGAGACGTGCTGGTCGTCGTCGCGATCATCGGCCTGCTCCTGGGCCTGGCGACGAGCCTCGCCCGACAGGTCCGCGAGCAGGGCAGACTCAATCTCGTTGACGACGTCTTTCGGGATCTCGAGGCCGCCCGAAACGCCTACGCGACGGAACACGACCGTTCGCCTTCGATCCCATCACTCCTGCCTCCGGGGATCGAGCAGCTTACAGAAGAGGCGTTGACGCCCGAACTGCTGCTTCAACGGGCACGGCTCAACAACGTCGCCATGCACGAGGCCTTGGCGTCGCGACTCGAAAACGCCGGAGCGCTGCGATTGCTCCCGCCCGTTCGGCACGATGGCGAGCGGCTTCTGGACCCGTGGGGCATGCCCATCGTCTACGACGCGGGTGGCACCGGCCTGCTCGGCACGGCACAGGGTGACCGCCCCTTCTTCCTCTCAGCCGGCCCGGACCGCGATTACCGCACGCGAGGCGACAACGTCTACAGCTACGAGGACCTTTCAAACGTCCGCCCTGACGGCTCCGTCGGGAACCTGACGATGGTGGACATGCCGTAA
- a CDS encoding type II secretion system protein, protein MQRRRESGFTLVELLVVIGIIALLVGILIPTIARVRQAAFATDSAATVRALTNAIQTYYDDFQAYPGPVPDDQIGIGFGNFAFPAPAERSANFTFDVDDDGTDDDSLLENIAATNGITGTENLALGLLGGLVLDAGGAILYDPQAVGSGPRLLGGTPGGRPSYVDLERDRLGFTFAADNKETGRFRDNTASANDTIIPEFVDSFPSPMPILYLRAQSVGFSATPRDLIAGSGQGFAFNLNHVIAYTAPVEGTTVGANARYIGEGREELDDFHSNNGSFHGLQLGVDGNPGDLLVPGDADPNESPADANGRNRFYEDGPYDAIPYLADPSAGLASGNARASDSYVLISAGPDRVYGTRDDITSFGKVGQ, encoded by the coding sequence ATGCAACGACGTCGAGAGTCAGGGTTCACGCTGGTCGAGCTGCTGGTGGTGATCGGCATCATCGCGCTGCTCGTCGGCATTCTGATCCCCACCATCGCCCGCGTCCGCCAGGCCGCATTCGCGACGGATTCCGCGGCGACCGTCCGTGCGCTGACGAACGCGATCCAGACGTACTACGACGACTTCCAGGCCTACCCGGGTCCTGTTCCGGACGACCAGATCGGCATCGGGTTCGGCAACTTCGCGTTTCCGGCGCCGGCCGAGCGGAGTGCGAATTTCACATTCGACGTTGACGACGACGGCACCGACGACGATTCGTTGCTTGAGAACATAGCTGCGACCAACGGCATCACGGGCACGGAAAACCTCGCTCTCGGGCTGCTGGGCGGCTTGGTCTTGGATGCGGGTGGAGCGATCCTTTACGACCCGCAGGCCGTCGGAAGTGGCCCGCGTCTGCTCGGCGGAACCCCGGGCGGCCGGCCGAGCTATGTCGATCTCGAGCGGGATCGCCTCGGCTTCACCTTCGCTGCCGACAACAAGGAAACTGGGCGCTTCCGCGACAACACGGCCTCGGCGAACGACACGATCATCCCGGAATTCGTCGACAGCTTCCCGAGCCCGATGCCGATCCTGTACCTCCGGGCGCAGAGCGTGGGCTTCTCGGCGACGCCGCGTGACCTGATCGCAGGTTCGGGGCAAGGATTCGCCTTTAACCTGAACCACGTCATCGCCTACACCGCGCCGGTCGAAGGCACGACGGTTGGAGCGAACGCCCGCTACATCGGTGAAGGCCGGGAAGAGCTCGACGATTTCCATTCGAACAACGGCTCGTTCCACGGCCTCCAACTTGGCGTTGACGGCAATCCGGGCGATCTGCTTGTTCCAGGAGATGCCGACCCGAACGAAAGTCCGGCGGACGCCAACGGCCGCAATCGCTTCTACGAGGACGGCCCCTACGACGCGATCCCGTACCTCGCCGACCCTTCGGCCGGACTCGCCAGTGGGAACGCCCGCGCGAGTGACAGCTACGTCCTCATCTCCGCCGGCCCTGACCGGGTCTATGGGACGCGCGACGACATCACCAGCTTCGGCAAGGTCGGGCAATGA
- a CDS encoding prepilin-type N-terminal cleavage/methylation domain-containing protein, with the protein MTTTAAIARCRRRSRGFSLVELLVVIGILALLVAIVTVGLSSVLGGQEAKETQVRLEALNSMVAAYSASDSATSGQQLPPRITPDGSSSYSGTGFQWYSTVDGAWGDKNASPTAAVAAANGAPLRVDDDDYDGNDDDELDSSTVVNVSTTVAGGRTQAVIRQLLRVEQNNRAFFDLPGSFRSGSITAPGRLAVVSERADPPLPLDGHGGVILYVPPTGLTGVTFEGDDSFDENDRLVPVSNRGFFMSAGVDGDYTTGDDNVYSVEVRPVRVP; encoded by the coding sequence GTGACGACGACCGCCGCCATTGCCCGCTGCCGACGTCGCTCGAGGGGCTTTTCGCTCGTCGAGCTGCTCGTCGTGATCGGTATCCTGGCGCTCCTCGTCGCCATCGTCACGGTCGGACTCTCCTCGGTGCTAGGCGGCCAAGAGGCGAAGGAAACGCAAGTCCGTTTGGAGGCACTCAACAGCATGGTCGCGGCCTACTCCGCCAGCGACTCTGCAACCAGCGGCCAGCAGTTGCCGCCCCGGATCACGCCGGACGGTTCGTCGTCCTACAGCGGAACCGGCTTCCAGTGGTACTCCACGGTCGACGGAGCCTGGGGCGACAAGAACGCTTCGCCCACCGCAGCGGTGGCAGCCGCAAACGGTGCTCCTTTGCGAGTCGACGACGACGATTACGACGGCAACGACGATGACGAACTCGACAGCAGCACCGTCGTGAACGTCTCGACGACGGTTGCCGGGGGCCGAACGCAGGCTGTCATTCGCCAGCTGCTCCGTGTCGAGCAGAACAACCGCGCGTTCTTCGACCTCCCCGGCTCGTTCCGCAGCGGAAGCATCACGGCGCCCGGCCGACTCGCCGTCGTCAGCGAGCGTGCCGACCCGCCGCTCCCGCTCGACGGGCACGGCGGCGTGATCCTTTACGTCCCGCCGACCGGCCTGACCGGCGTCACGTTCGAAGGCGACGACTCCTTTGACGAGAACGACCGGCTCGTCCCCGTCAGCAACCGCGGCTTCTTCATGTCTGCCGGCGTCGACGGCGACTACACCACCGGCGACGACAACGTCTACTCCGTCGAAGTTCGCCCCGTCCGCGTCCCCTGA
- a CDS encoding type II secretion system protein, with protein sequence MSQRLFPSRQRGGFTLVELIVVIGIIVLLAGIALPALINVLSTGRKTAIQGALLSVEQALTAYESDFGDIPRFGNDPADPLNVAPDRGARLLARALMGVAPENDEIAAGRPGLDVPTTSQFYLFQDGIGKTTANPFGFRTKRVNYNNSGILAPADPLSSNDGYDGETYEPYLSPDEFQVRRDADGNVQPNAVILNPQGQPIFYYPRNRVNADVSEPNFYVGSVAQSRYRWFDNQSTDYIRDEAAPPLIFPTLGQFAQLLGDSDGNGSIDQAGEQAIDVPYILITPGPSDFFMTAGDDEVFDLGVPTDTSNDDNVPADDLISNVDLVLPQ encoded by the coding sequence ATGAGCCAACGCCTCTTCCCATCACGACAGCGGGGCGGCTTCACGCTCGTGGAGCTGATCGTCGTCATCGGGATCATCGTTCTTCTCGCGGGGATCGCGCTCCCAGCGCTCATCAACGTCCTGAGCACCGGCCGCAAGACCGCGATTCAGGGCGCGCTCCTGAGCGTCGAGCAGGCTTTGACTGCCTACGAATCCGACTTCGGCGACATCCCGCGGTTCGGCAACGATCCGGCCGATCCACTCAACGTCGCACCCGACCGTGGTGCACGTCTCCTTGCACGGGCCTTGATGGGCGTCGCGCCCGAGAATGACGAGATCGCCGCCGGCCGGCCGGGTCTGGACGTTCCCACGACCTCACAGTTCTACCTGTTCCAGGACGGGATCGGGAAGACGACCGCCAATCCGTTCGGCTTCCGGACCAAACGCGTCAATTACAACAACTCCGGCATCCTGGCTCCTGCCGACCCGCTATCGAGCAACGACGGTTACGACGGCGAGACCTATGAGCCGTACTTGTCGCCCGACGAGTTCCAGGTCCGTCGCGACGCCGACGGCAACGTCCAGCCCAACGCGGTCATCCTGAACCCGCAGGGTCAGCCAATCTTCTACTACCCGCGGAACCGGGTGAATGCTGACGTGTCGGAGCCGAACTTCTACGTCGGCAGCGTCGCACAGTCGCGCTACCGGTGGTTCGACAACCAGTCGACCGACTACATCCGTGACGAGGCTGCACCGCCTTTGATTTTCCCGACCTTGGGACAGTTCGCCCAACTTCTCGGCGACAGCGACGGCAACGGATCGATCGACCAGGCCGGTGAGCAGGCGATTGACGTTCCGTACATCCTGATCACACCCGGGCCGAGCGACTTTTTCATGACCGCCGGCGACGACGAAGTCTTTGATCTCGGCGTTCCCACGGATACGTCCAACGACGACAACGTCCCTGCCGATGATCTGATTAGCAATGTCGACCTCGTCCTCCCGCAGTAG
- a CDS encoding prepilin-type N-terminal cleavage/methylation domain-containing protein: MTRHCPTNRRGFTFIEVMFAVLVMGAGVAMIAAMLPVAVRQTKDLREQAAGNAAIESGFHVLEAVVSEELAAGNDPLPDFGERILTYPSFDGAFGDIPAFDATIADRVLIEPDVNVDAAGFRLTAGRYGWIPFYQRGTGQDASIALVAVASRGEHALAKLDAVGPDYSTPATPAQHFANAPLAVGVVTREGSAVVNGEIVDDVPDRIAFFGRAGIPNEAIQQAAVEGGVVVIYGPTDDATTGTSPFRGNTAGGGTPIASVPEIRIYRLVERLFTTDAEAIPGYSDNPTDANYAVQFTLAPGQGLAFSLDGADLRREDVGPNPAADPAAAAAEGYLIGRRLREPYFPWDETDNPYVGPTQVVQTLNGVELDVTP, from the coding sequence ATGACCCGACACTGTCCGACCAACCGCCGCGGCTTCACGTTCATCGAGGTGATGTTCGCCGTCCTCGTGATGGGCGCGGGTGTCGCGATGATCGCGGCGATGCTTCCGGTGGCGGTTCGTCAGACCAAGGACCTCCGCGAACAGGCCGCGGGCAACGCGGCAATCGAGTCGGGGTTCCATGTCCTGGAGGCGGTCGTTTCTGAAGAACTCGCCGCGGGTAACGATCCGCTTCCTGACTTTGGCGAACGCATTCTGACCTATCCAAGTTTCGACGGAGCTTTTGGAGACATCCCGGCTTTCGATGCCACGATCGCCGATCGTGTGCTCATCGAGCCCGACGTCAACGTCGACGCGGCCGGCTTCCGCCTGACTGCGGGGCGGTACGGCTGGATTCCGTTCTATCAGCGTGGGACAGGGCAGGACGCGTCGATTGCCCTGGTTGCCGTCGCCAGCCGCGGCGAACACGCCCTGGCCAAGCTCGACGCCGTCGGCCCGGATTACTCGACGCCCGCGACGCCTGCACAACACTTCGCCAACGCCCCGTTGGCAGTCGGCGTCGTCACGCGTGAAGGCTCGGCCGTCGTCAACGGCGAGATCGTCGACGACGTTCCCGACCGGATCGCTTTCTTCGGCCGGGCGGGTATCCCGAACGAGGCGATCCAGCAGGCCGCCGTCGAGGGCGGCGTCGTCGTCATTTACGGCCCAACGGACGATGCGACGACTGGGACCAGCCCGTTCCGAGGCAACACTGCTGGCGGTGGCACTCCGATCGCGTCGGTTCCGGAGATTCGAATCTATCGACTTGTCGAGCGACTGTTCACGACCGACGCCGAGGCCATTCCCGGCTACTCGGACAACCCGACGGACGCCAACTATGCCGTTCAGTTCACGCTTGCACCAGGACAAGGCCTTGCTTTTTCTCTCGACGGTGCGGACCTTCGTCGTGAAGACGTCGGCCCGAACCCCGCCGCCGACCCCGCCGCTGCCGCCGCCGAGGGCTATCTCATCGGACGCCGGCTCCGCGAGCCATACTTTCCTTGGGACGAAACGGACAACCCCTACGTCGGCCCGACGCAGGTCGTCCAGACGCTCAACGGCGTCGAACTCGACGTCACGCCCTGA
- a CDS encoding prepilin-type N-terminal cleavage/methylation domain-containing protein: MTARLAIVLSSAPRQPRRGGFTLTELMISVVLVLLLVAAIARIFGTTSETIGRSEAIVRATTDLEAVRTALQADFTGTDDIAYLGADNDQSGMLPIAGVGAIRDNFTGSQTPQPSIILYSSRVGTYLNERESESDALFDITAPFAGTPPELYTVDSDGDGVDDTTLSRFDYGIRSFRTDTLSFFTGGSFTSQTNLRPGGDVTDAFNSDQAWVWWGHGRAYNGLVEPNQALGYAYPGFIQTGGAQNTNNRFASEFRLLRMGMLLSKPIDHDGDDPTGTGGAFTPATVANDALDPVYHLGPTDAGTDDWSRRVQLFPIFDRPTASTDWSDIVNGVTTNYPRGLWFDTDVNSPDPEDPGVGPFSQLTNTYFLPDGATDHIFLGPPDVLTIVTADAYDLLEGRVDVLGASADQFHDFLLAMQAIQPRVSLPLLAPASGDFGADADPWYDDMLAVRASGAASTQVPNRFWINPIARSPLDPNQVNQRSSLLLDGAAQFTVEFAGDFFTQDTTGAITAAVPDGTVDFYLEVLNPTGPVAFRKTRFYGLPRDVDGDPDDFDTDGNLVEPMIYGPGAVQAGAAFNSPGFDARTDPDVRPVADYLVFVGGVPNINHGFPFEKLLPGPRDGNGNPVRDAIEDYIFEARSGDGAFAADYEDEWSQYLCAWGPMELASGSFFAGVPFSGQIARNYPGPWVSFNTVTQPLSPKLFRFIVEAADVQGRLDQAVRTELVFTVPHVTN, from the coding sequence ATGACCGCACGCCTTGCCATCGTCTTATCGAGTGCCCCGCGTCAGCCGCGACGTGGTGGGTTCACGCTGACGGAGCTCATGATCAGCGTCGTGCTGGTCCTTCTGCTCGTTGCCGCGATCGCCCGCATCTTCGGCACGACCAGCGAGACGATCGGCCGAAGTGAGGCCATCGTCCGCGCCACAACCGACCTCGAAGCCGTCCGCACGGCCCTGCAAGCCGACTTCACCGGGACCGACGACATCGCCTACCTCGGTGCGGACAACGACCAGTCCGGCATGCTCCCGATCGCCGGGGTCGGTGCGATCCGCGACAACTTCACCGGCTCGCAGACGCCCCAGCCTTCCATCATCCTCTACAGCAGCCGGGTCGGGACATACCTCAACGAGCGGGAGTCCGAGTCGGACGCCCTGTTCGACATCACCGCGCCCTTCGCCGGCACGCCGCCCGAGCTCTACACGGTCGATTCCGACGGCGACGGCGTCGACGACACGACGCTCAGCCGCTTCGACTATGGCATCCGCAGCTTCCGCACCGACACGCTGAGCTTCTTCACCGGCGGCAGCTTCACCAGCCAGACCAACCTTCGCCCCGGCGGCGATGTGACCGACGCCTTCAACTCCGACCAGGCCTGGGTCTGGTGGGGCCATGGCCGGGCGTACAACGGACTGGTCGAGCCGAACCAGGCGCTCGGCTACGCCTACCCCGGCTTCATCCAGACTGGCGGAGCCCAGAACACGAACAACCGTTTCGCAAGCGAGTTCCGGCTCCTGCGAATGGGCATGCTGCTCAGCAAGCCCATCGACCACGACGGCGACGACCCAACTGGTACCGGCGGGGCTTTCACGCCGGCAACCGTGGCCAACGACGCGCTTGACCCGGTCTACCACCTTGGCCCCACGGACGCGGGCACCGACGACTGGTCACGCCGCGTTCAGCTATTCCCGATCTTCGATCGGCCCACTGCGTCAACCGACTGGAGCGACATCGTCAACGGCGTCACGACGAACTACCCGCGCGGCCTGTGGTTCGATACCGACGTCAACTCTCCTGACCCGGAAGACCCTGGCGTCGGCCCGTTCTCGCAGCTGACCAACACGTACTTTCTGCCTGATGGGGCAACGGACCACATTTTTCTGGGTCCGCCCGACGTTCTGACCATTGTGACGGCGGACGCCTACGACCTTCTCGAAGGCCGCGTGGACGTCCTCGGTGCGAGCGCCGACCAGTTCCACGACTTCCTGCTCGCGATGCAGGCGATTCAGCCTCGGGTGAGTCTTCCGCTGCTCGCGCCGGCAAGCGGTGACTTCGGGGCTGACGCCGACCCGTGGTATGACGACATGCTTGCGGTGAGGGCCTCTGGTGCCGCTTCCACGCAGGTCCCCAACCGTTTCTGGATCAATCCCATCGCCCGCAGCCCGCTCGACCCAAACCAGGTCAATCAGCGGAGCAGCCTCCTTCTCGATGGCGCGGCGCAGTTCACCGTCGAGTTTGCCGGCGACTTCTTCACGCAGGACACGACCGGTGCCATCACGGCCGCCGTTCCGGACGGGACCGTCGACTTCTACCTCGAAGTCCTCAATCCCACCGGCCCCGTCGCCTTTCGCAAGACCCGCTTCTACGGGCTGCCCCGCGACGTCGACGGCGACCCGGACGACTTCGACACGGACGGCAACCTCGTCGAGCCGATGATCTACGGACCCGGCGCCGTACAAGCAGGGGCAGCCTTCAACAGCCCGGGCTTCGACGCCCGCACCGACCCCGACGTCCGGCCCGTCGCCGACTACCTCGTCTTCGTCGGCGGCGTGCCCAACATCAACCACGGCTTCCCGTTCGAGAAGCTTCTTCCCGGCCCGCGTGACGGCAACGGCAATCCGGTCCGCGACGCCATCGAGGACTACATCTTCGAAGCACGCAGCGGCGACGGTGCCTTCGCGGCCGACTACGAGGACGAGTGGTCCCAGTACCTCTGTGCTTGGGGCCCGATGGAGCTCGCCTCCGGTTCCTTTTTTGCCGGCGTGCCGTTCAGCGGTCAGATCGCCCGGAATTACCCCGGGCCGTGGGTCAGCTTCAACACGGTGACGCAGCCGCTCTCGCCCAAGCTCTTCCGCTTCATCGTCGAAGCCGCCGACGTCCAGGGCCGTCTCGATCAGGCCGTCCGGACGGAACTCGTCTTCACGGTGCCCCACGTCACGAACTGA
- a CDS encoding prepilin-type N-terminal cleavage/methylation domain-containing protein: protein MAHAPTSSSDHSQPATRRAFTLVELLVVLAVIGLALVIAVPAFTSITEGRKESASQNLISAALSRARAEAIKLGQPAGVFFYYDTVNERSKLAIVTLEVDLTDPNPYDEYKGFLADATRYDYQGSNPDPLGTALRGEPGMSADRVIAFASDTQPAAGFTGYDDIVNGVSFADVFGDRPRPVVLAWRRTTETLDGSADTAGGPPPGTIGTVTYPTYATYPDYEGTNGGTPDLFGNLAIVEANPNPANTTQLDERFEFNAGATQPEAWRLFSEPTLERIEQIDPIELPSGIGVQLITGVGLDTDVGSAGADEGGGFRERYVRAGAILFSPQGRLLRVDYGVLSTNSLGQLLDLAGNGVGRLDLVSQVGVVTYAEEAFEGAQGDGTALEWSGTAGLSEVDGNVIANFDTTQGDFNFFYPTRNDDSEDEYAEERWLDANTAPLLVNRFSGQLSRSE from the coding sequence ATGGCCCACGCGCCCACGTCATCCTCCGACCACTCCCAGCCCGCGACGCGTCGTGCGTTCACGCTCGTCGAGCTGTTGGTCGTCTTGGCCGTCATCGGCCTCGCCCTGGTCATCGCGGTGCCGGCGTTCACGAGCATCACCGAGGGCCGAAAGGAGTCGGCTTCGCAGAACCTGATCAGCGCCGCCCTCAGCCGTGCCCGCGCCGAAGCCATCAAGCTCGGCCAACCCGCCGGCGTCTTCTTCTACTACGACACCGTCAACGAACGCTCCAAGCTCGCGATCGTCACCCTCGAAGTCGACCTGACCGACCCGAACCCCTACGACGAGTACAAGGGGTTCCTCGCCGACGCGACGCGGTACGACTACCAAGGCTCGAATCCCGATCCGCTGGGCACCGCCCTTCGGGGCGAGCCGGGCATGAGTGCGGACCGGGTCATCGCCTTCGCCAGCGACACACAGCCGGCCGCGGGTTTCACCGGCTACGACGACATCGTCAACGGCGTCTCCTTCGCCGACGTCTTCGGCGATCGGCCGCGGCCCGTCGTTCTCGCGTGGCGGCGGACGACCGAGACGCTCGACGGTTCCGCCGACACGGCCGGGGGTCCGCCTCCTGGCACCATCGGCACGGTCACCTACCCGACCTACGCGACGTATCCCGACTACGAGGGCACCAACGGCGGCACGCCCGACCTGTTCGGCAATCTTGCCATCGTCGAGGCGAATCCGAATCCGGCCAACACCACACAGCTCGACGAGCGTTTCGAGTTCAACGCCGGAGCCACGCAGCCCGAGGCCTGGCGGCTCTTCAGCGAGCCGACACTCGAACGCATCGAACAGATCGACCCGATCGAGCTTCCGTCGGGCATCGGCGTCCAGCTCATCACGGGCGTCGGCCTCGACACCGATGTCGGCTCGGCCGGTGCTGACGAAGGCGGCGGCTTCCGCGAGCGGTATGTCCGTGCCGGAGCCATCCTCTTCAGCCCGCAGGGCCGACTGCTCCGCGTCGACTACGGCGTGCTTTCGACCAACAGTCTTGGCCAGCTGCTCGATCTCGCCGGCAACGGCGTCGGCAGACTCGACCTGGTCTCGCAGGTCGGCGTTGTCACCTACGCCGAGGAAGCGTTCGAAGGTGCCCAGGGCGACGGCACAGCGCTTGAGTGGAGCGGCACGGCCGGCCTGAGCGAGGTCGACGGCAACGTCATCGCGAACTTCGACACGACGCAGGGCGACTTCAACTTCTTTTACCCGACTCGGAACGACGACTCCGAGGACGAGTATGCCGAGGAGCGCTGGCTCGACGCGAACACGGCTCCGCTGCTCGTCAACCGCTTCAGCGGCCAGCTCAGTCGGAGCGAATGA